A window from Zavarzinia compransoris encodes these proteins:
- a CDS encoding N-formylglutamate amidohydrolase, whose protein sequence is MSWLDADEPAPVDIVNPGGSADAVLLCDHASPRLPRRLGDLGLSEAARLDHIGWDIGAAAVARRLSALIDAPLVLTGYSRLAIDCNRPAGVPTSIPALTGGIAVPGNQALTAAARQQREDALFHPYHRAIADLLDRRRAAGRRAVVLAIHSFTPNLGAPRPWQIGITYGRDRRLAGALIDVLRRDWPALTVGDNQPYAVTDSGDYAMPIYGERRGNLHALIEMRNDGLRDEAGQAEWAGRLAACWQALAPALGGLDRLPVSSGP, encoded by the coding sequence ATGTCTTGGCTTGATGCGGACGAACCGGCACCCGTCGATATCGTCAATCCCGGCGGCAGCGCCGATGCCGTTCTCCTGTGCGACCACGCCAGCCCGCGCCTGCCCCGGCGCCTGGGCGATCTCGGCCTTTCCGAGGCGGCGCGGCTGGATCATATCGGCTGGGATATCGGCGCCGCGGCAGTGGCCCGGCGCCTGTCGGCCCTGATCGACGCGCCCCTGGTGCTGACCGGCTATTCGCGCCTCGCGATCGACTGCAACCGCCCGGCCGGCGTGCCGACCTCGATCCCGGCCCTGACCGGCGGCATCGCCGTGCCCGGGAATCAGGCCCTGACGGCGGCGGCACGGCAGCAGCGGGAAGATGCCCTGTTCCACCCCTATCACCGCGCCATCGCCGACCTTCTGGACCGGCGCCGGGCGGCGGGGCGGCGCGCCGTGGTGCTGGCGATCCATTCCTTCACCCCGAACCTGGGCGCGCCCCGGCCCTGGCAGATCGGCATCACCTATGGCCGCGACCGGCGCCTGGCGGGGGCCCTGATCGACGTCTTGCGGCGGGATTGGCCGGCGCTGACGGTCGGCGACAACCAGCCCTATGCGGTCACCGATTCAGGCGACTACGCCATGCCCATCTATGGCGAGCGCCGCGGCAACCTGCATGCCCTGATCGAGATGCGGAACGACGGCCTGCGCGACGAAGCGGGCCAAGCCGAATGGGCCGGCCGGCTGGCCGCCTGCTGGCAGGCGCTCGCCCCCGCCCTGGGCGGCCTGGACCGGCTGCCGGTCAGTTCCGGACCGTGA
- a CDS encoding CHAP domain-containing protein, whose product MRVALASFVLAFCVSVTTPARAIECVPYARQVSGVAIMGDAWTWWGQARGAGYRTGGKPQAGSVMVFKRANGMRRGHVAVVREVVNAREVVIDHANWATRRSGRKGKIDRGVSVIDVSPRNDWSMVRVWYPLIDDYGTSAYPLYGFIYGGRGDADIEMAAAAMTVPAERPEVGTRPAAASPRLVEASVPARTEGAAAGTLDAQVAGATVHIRAGKPVVMGRPVYSAGDPGHVAVEPARRPTERADEPRRPSAKPSRADIASPVRHVAMKPGAGRADGDAQPPVLPSLKPAP is encoded by the coding sequence GTGCGGGTAGCGCTTGCCTCTTTCGTCCTTGCCTTCTGCGTTTCGGTCACCACGCCCGCCCGTGCCATTGAATGCGTGCCCTATGCCCGGCAGGTTTCGGGCGTCGCCATCATGGGCGATGCCTGGACGTGGTGGGGGCAGGCGCGCGGCGCCGGCTATCGCACCGGCGGCAAGCCGCAGGCCGGCTCGGTCATGGTCTTCAAGCGCGCCAACGGCATGCGCCGCGGCCATGTCGCCGTGGTGCGCGAAGTGGTGAATGCGCGCGAGGTCGTGATCGACCATGCCAATTGGGCGACGCGGCGCAGCGGCCGCAAGGGCAAGATCGACCGCGGCGTTTCCGTGATCGACGTCTCCCCGCGCAACGACTGGTCGATGGTCCGGGTCTGGTACCCGCTGATCGACGATTACGGCACCAGCGCCTATCCGCTTTACGGCTTCATCTACGGCGGGCGCGGCGACGCCGATATCGAAATGGCCGCGGCGGCGATGACCGTGCCGGCCGAACGTCCCGAGGTCGGCACCCGTCCGGCCGCCGCCAGCCCGCGCCTGGTCGAGGCTTCGGTTCCCGCCCGCACCGAGGGGGCCGCCGCCGGCACGCTGGATGCCCAAGTGGCCGGGGCGACCGTGCATATCCGCGCCGGCAAGCCGGTGGTCATGGGCCGCCCGGTCTATTCCGCCGGTGATCCCGGTCATGTCGCGGTCGAACCCGCCCGCCGCCCGACCGAACGGGCGGACGAGCCGCGCCGTCCCTCGGCCAAGCCATCGCGCGCCGATATCGCCAGCCCGGTCCGCCATGTGGCGATGAAGCCGGGCGCCGGCCGCGCCGACGGCGACGCGCAGCCGCCGGTCCTGCCCAGCCTGAAGCCTGCGCCATAA
- a CDS encoding WS/DGAT/MGAT family O-acyltransferase, with protein MQQLSGLDQGFLTLETANSPMHIAGLCFYDPATASQPFSFDLIRQGIEKRLHLARTFRQRLVEVPLHLDRAYWAEDPEFDLDYHLRHVAVPSPGDWKSLVTMVSRILSHPLDRTRPLWEFYVIEGLDKVDWLPPGSFATLVKIHHAAIDGVSSNDILFALTDLTPEGRNIEPPRKRWVPDRIPSTRQLLLRTALTNVVAPFKLIEGGARLASTVIGTVARLPQYREDPPPAPFQAPKTPLNVPISAQRVWDGAIFSLDTVKRIRKAVPGATVNDVVLTVCAGALRRWLEKHQALPDKPLVAFAPISVRNEAEKGTQGNQVSGMLVSIATDIAEPLQRLAAVKHNTEKSKGMTHAIGARTLTDYTRFVPSATAALAARLYTRMKVADAHNPLFNCVITNVPGPQIPLYTLGSQLTAQIGYGPIFDGMGLLIAIFSYNGTLSIGVSSCRRIMPDIGDFVDFLRRSLDELEAAAKAVPLAPEPPPAAAPKSKAKSRARPGEIPPVETVA; from the coding sequence ATGCAGCAGTTGTCGGGCCTGGACCAGGGGTTCCTGACCCTTGAGACGGCGAATTCGCCCATGCATATCGCGGGCCTGTGCTTCTACGACCCGGCGACCGCCAGCCAGCCGTTCAGCTTCGACCTGATCCGCCAGGGCATCGAGAAGCGCCTGCACCTGGCGCGCACCTTCCGCCAGCGCCTGGTCGAGGTGCCCTTGCATCTCGACCGCGCCTATTGGGCCGAGGATCCGGAGTTCGACCTCGACTATCACCTGCGCCATGTTGCGGTGCCGTCGCCGGGGGATTGGAAGTCCCTGGTGACCATGGTCTCGCGCATCCTGTCCCATCCCCTGGATCGGACCCGGCCCTTGTGGGAATTCTACGTCATCGAGGGGCTGGACAAGGTCGACTGGCTGCCCCCGGGCAGTTTCGCCACCCTGGTCAAGATCCATCACGCGGCGATCGACGGGGTTTCTTCCAACGACATCCTCTTCGCCCTGACCGACCTGACGCCCGAGGGCCGCAACATCGAGCCGCCGCGCAAGCGCTGGGTGCCGGACCGCATCCCCTCGACCCGGCAATTGCTGCTGCGCACGGCGCTGACCAATGTGGTCGCGCCCTTCAAGCTGATCGAGGGCGGGGCGCGCCTCGCCTCGACCGTGATCGGCACGGTCGCCCGCCTGCCGCAATATCGGGAAGACCCGCCGCCGGCGCCCTTCCAGGCGCCGAAGACGCCGCTGAACGTGCCGATCTCGGCCCAGCGCGTGTGGGACGGGGCGATTTTCTCCCTCGATACGGTGAAGCGCATCCGCAAGGCGGTGCCGGGGGCCACGGTGAACGACGTGGTGCTGACGGTCTGCGCCGGGGCGCTGCGCCGCTGGCTGGAAAAGCATCAGGCCCTGCCCGACAAGCCGCTGGTCGCCTTCGCGCCGATATCGGTCCGCAACGAGGCGGAGAAGGGCACCCAAGGCAATCAGGTCTCGGGCATGCTGGTGTCGATCGCCACCGATATCGCCGAGCCCCTGCAACGCCTGGCCGCGGTAAAGCACAATACGGAAAAGTCGAAGGGCATGACCCATGCCATCGGCGCCCGCACCCTGACCGACTATACCCGCTTCGTGCCCTCGGCGACCGCGGCGCTGGCCGCCCGGCTCTATACCCGGATGAAGGTGGCGGACGCCCATAATCCGCTGTTCAACTGCGTGATCACCAATGTGCCGGGGCCGCAGATCCCGCTCTACACCCTGGGCAGCCAGCTGACCGCCCAGATCGGCTACGGCCCGATCTTCGACGGCATGGGGCTGCTGATCGCGATCTTCAGCTATAACGGCACGCTGTCGATCGGCGTTTCGTCGTGCCGGCGGATCATGCCGGACATCGGCGATTTCGTCGATTTCCTGCGCCGGTCGCTGGATGAGCTGGAGGCGGCGGCCAAGGCCGTGCCGCTGGCCCCGGAACCGCCGCCCGCCGCCGCCCCGAAAAGCAAGGCGAAATCCCGCGCCCGCCCGGGCGAGATCCCCCCGGTCGAAACCGTCGCTTAA
- a CDS encoding GtrA family protein, with protein sequence MLSSLRPRIEAFLRGRFFRFALIGTGGALVDVAALYLALHLLGLGLYGGRVFSFLCAVTFTFFANRAITFRDSAKVPLLRHWLIFATSQLGGLSANYAVYAAMVTWWGLARDIPAIAVAFGSIAGLAFNYMAASRLVFRSPPHPGPLPQGGEGVDAASPSPLRGEGRGEGQAPAVRPEADKR encoded by the coding sequence GTGCTTTCATCTCTCCGGCCGCGCATCGAAGCGTTTCTGCGCGGCCGTTTCTTTCGCTTCGCCCTGATCGGTACCGGCGGCGCCCTCGTCGACGTCGCCGCCCTTTACCTGGCGCTGCACCTGCTCGGCCTCGGGCTTTACGGCGGGCGGGTGTTTTCCTTCCTCTGCGCCGTCACCTTCACCTTTTTCGCCAATCGCGCGATCACCTTCCGCGACAGCGCTAAAGTCCCCCTGCTGCGGCACTGGCTCATCTTCGCCACCAGCCAATTGGGCGGGCTGTCGGCCAATTACGCGGTCTATGCCGCGATGGTGACCTGGTGGGGCCTGGCGCGCGACATTCCGGCGATCGCCGTCGCCTTCGGCTCGATCGCCGGCCTTGCCTTCAACTATATGGCGGCCAGCCGGCTGGTGTTCCGCAGCCCCCCTCACCCCGGCCCTCTCCCCCAAGGGGGCGAGGGAGTCGATGCCGCCTCTCCCTCGCCCCTCCGGGGAGAGGGCCGGGGTGAGGGGCAGGCTCCGGCGGTTCGGCCGGAAGCCGACAAACGTTAA
- a CDS encoding glycosyltransferase, with amino-acid sequence MRKYAVNIAVLLLVLAAHAGLWAWLNRPSEMTNWQGSIQALSFDPHRADQDPNDNSHPSAAQIEEDLALVATVAQGVRTYSSLNGQDEIPAMAARHGLTVIAGAWLDKRQDSNQLEIAGLIRMANENGNVKRLMVGNEAILRGDLTVPELIRLLKDVKRQVDQPISTAEPWHVWLDHPELVEATDYIAVHLLPYWEGVPADQALDYVARRYEQIARAYPGKKILISEIGWPSDGRMRDGATPTLDNEAKFIRDFLVMARAKGWDYSIMEAFDQPWKRGIEGAVGAYWGIFDAQRAAKFPLAGEVVAVQNWQTLAAIAAAIALLPLLYFLRKSDNLKPQGQLMFAGLILVAANLMVWTVHYGTTQYLNAPMIAVWGLLSFGMLFLLSLILAEGFEMAEGLFARRMKRHFTPMRLPAHIERDRHWPKVSLHLPICNEPADMVRRTLDSLAKLDYPNLEVLVIDNNTKDPAIWQPVEAYCERLGERFRFFHLEVCKGFKAGALNFAMSQTAPDAEVVGVIDSDYLVEPDWLKSTIPYFDEDKVGFVQAPQDHYDWAGNAFKEMINWEYAGFFHIGMQIRNERDAIIQHGTMTLIRRKAMEGVDNWSTWTICEDAEMGLKLMHEGWKSVYINHRFGRGVTPDSFAAYRSQRFRWAFGAMQILRGRKSWLNPFKDTGLTLAQKYHFIMGWAPWFADAMNLMFTVAGLLWTVGLLVLPEYFAFPVTLFLVPTLAVFGFKLAYTFSLYAKRVPCTPMQALGAAISGLALTYTVGKAFAIGLFKKDKPFLRTPKCEDKPAAIQGVLNAREETTLMMMLWAAAAAVAVVYGERDREAWVWVAVMLVQSLPYLAALVLSMISAVPGLRWLPFGRTSARGQLPAAGQVQTPGAGH; translated from the coding sequence GCCCATGCCGGGCTCTGGGCTTGGCTGAACCGCCCGTCCGAGATGACCAATTGGCAGGGCAGCATCCAGGCCCTTTCGTTCGACCCGCACCGGGCCGACCAGGACCCCAACGACAACAGCCACCCGAGTGCTGCCCAGATCGAGGAAGACCTCGCCCTGGTCGCCACCGTCGCCCAGGGGGTCCGCACCTATTCGTCGCTGAACGGCCAGGACGAGATCCCGGCCATGGCGGCGCGCCACGGCCTGACGGTGATCGCCGGCGCCTGGCTGGACAAGCGCCAGGACAGCAACCAGCTGGAAATCGCCGGGCTGATCCGCATGGCGAACGAGAACGGCAACGTCAAGCGCCTGATGGTCGGCAACGAAGCCATCCTGCGCGGCGACCTGACCGTGCCCGAACTGATCCGCCTCCTGAAGGACGTGAAGCGCCAGGTCGACCAGCCGATCTCGACCGCGGAACCCTGGCACGTCTGGCTCGACCATCCCGAACTGGTCGAAGCGACCGACTATATCGCCGTGCACCTGCTGCCCTATTGGGAAGGCGTGCCCGCCGATCAGGCGCTGGACTATGTCGCGCGCCGCTACGAGCAGATCGCCCGCGCCTATCCGGGCAAGAAGATCCTGATCTCGGAAATCGGCTGGCCGTCGGACGGCCGCATGCGCGACGGCGCCACCCCGACCCTCGACAATGAAGCCAAGTTCATCCGCGACTTCCTGGTGATGGCGCGGGCCAAGGGCTGGGACTATTCGATCATGGAAGCCTTCGACCAGCCGTGGAAGCGGGGGATCGAAGGGGCGGTCGGCGCCTATTGGGGCATCTTCGACGCCCAGCGCGCGGCCAAGTTCCCCCTCGCGGGCGAAGTGGTCGCGGTGCAGAACTGGCAGACGCTGGCCGCCATCGCCGCCGCCATCGCCCTCCTGCCCCTGCTCTATTTCCTGCGCAAGTCGGACAATCTGAAGCCCCAGGGCCAGCTGATGTTCGCCGGCCTGATCCTGGTCGCGGCCAACCTCATGGTCTGGACCGTGCACTACGGCACCACCCAATATCTGAACGCGCCCATGATCGCGGTCTGGGGCCTGCTCTCCTTCGGCATGCTGTTCCTCCTGTCGCTGATCCTGGCCGAAGGCTTCGAGATGGCCGAGGGCCTGTTCGCCCGGCGGATGAAGCGCCACTTCACCCCCATGCGCCTGCCCGCCCACATCGAGCGCGACCGCCATTGGCCCAAGGTCTCGCTGCACCTGCCGATCTGCAACGAGCCGGCCGACATGGTGCGCCGGACCCTGGACAGCCTGGCCAAGCTCGACTACCCGAACCTCGAAGTCCTGGTGATCGACAACAACACCAAGGACCCCGCGATCTGGCAGCCGGTCGAGGCCTATTGCGAGCGGCTGGGCGAGCGCTTCCGCTTCTTCCACCTCGAAGTCTGCAAGGGCTTCAAGGCGGGCGCGCTGAACTTCGCCATGAGCCAGACCGCGCCCGACGCCGAAGTGGTCGGCGTCATCGACAGCGACTATCTGGTCGAACCCGACTGGCTGAAGTCCACCATCCCCTATTTCGACGAGGACAAGGTCGGCTTCGTGCAGGCGCCGCAGGACCATTACGACTGGGCCGGCAACGCCTTCAAGGAAATGATCAACTGGGAATATGCCGGCTTCTTCCACATCGGCATGCAGATCCGCAACGAGCGCGACGCGATCATCCAGCACGGCACCATGACCCTGATCCGCCGCAAGGCGATGGAAGGGGTCGACAATTGGTCGACCTGGACCATCTGCGAAGACGCGGAAATGGGCCTGAAGCTGATGCACGAGGGCTGGAAGTCCGTCTACATCAACCACCGCTTCGGCCGCGGCGTGACCCCGGACAGTTTCGCCGCCTACCGCAGCCAGCGTTTCCGCTGGGCCTTCGGCGCCATGCAGATCCTGCGCGGCCGCAAGTCCTGGCTGAACCCGTTCAAGGACACCGGCCTGACGCTCGCCCAGAAGTATCACTTCATCATGGGCTGGGCGCCGTGGTTCGCCGATGCCATGAACCTGATGTTCACGGTCGCCGGCCTGCTGTGGACCGTCGGCCTGCTGGTCCTGCCCGAATATTTCGCCTTCCCGGTCACCCTGTTCCTGGTGCCGACCCTGGCCGTCTTCGGCTTCAAGCTGGCCTATACCTTCTCGCTCTACGCCAAGCGCGTGCCCTGCACGCCGATGCAGGCCCTGGGCGCGGCGATTTCCGGCCTGGCGCTGACCTATACGGTGGGCAAGGCCTTCGCGATCGGCCTGTTCAAGAAGGACAAGCCCTTCCTGCGCACGCCGAAATGCGAGGACAAGCCGGCGGCGATCCAGGGCGTGCTGAATGCCCGCGAGGAAACCACCCTGATGATGATGCTGTGGGCGGCGGCGGCGGCGGTCGCGGTCGTCTACGGCGAGCGGGACCGGGAAGCCTGGGTCTGGGTCGCGGTCATGCTGGTGCAGTCCCTGCCCTATCTGGCGGCGCTGGTGCTGTCCATGATCTCGGCAGTGCCGGGCCTGCGCTGGCTGCCCTTCGGCCGGACCTCGGCCCGGGGCCAGCTGCCCGCCGCCGGCCAGGTCCAGACCCCGGGGGCCGGCCACTGA